From a region of the Danio aesculapii chromosome 4, fDanAes4.1, whole genome shotgun sequence genome:
- the rpap3 gene encoding LOW QUALITY PROTEIN: RNA polymerase II-associated protein 3 (The sequence of the model RefSeq protein was modified relative to this genomic sequence to represent the inferred CDS: inserted 1 base in 1 codon), which produces MSGNKALELQIQMRHNAEDLQSFMRDLDSWEDEIKQKDQQLRSENTGDTQKTLPPVRNKDYKKTKKRAKRQTNSLKEQKETQRIKSYDYQTWDKFDVEKALESMDAEESPVQSNESDSEGVHVDRDLALAEKEKGNQFFKDGRFDSAVECYTRAMDADPYNPVPPTNRAACFYRLKKFAVAESDCNLAIALDSKYVKAYIRRAATRTALEKHREALEDYEMVLKLDPGNSEAQTEVQKLQQELNSSKQTGVTEDEKETESITEPTAEQQQRLQEQQRKQEAVMHKDRGNAYFKEGRYKAAVESYTRGMEADETNALLPANRAMAFLKLNRFAEAEQDCSAALALDPSYTKAFARRATARAALGRXRDARDDFEQVLKLEPGNKQALSEIEKLTAEMRSSLAPQEDTLRKTIQPIHKPEHLRSTKPLRRMEIEEVGGAIAQTPLTSSPHHKIQKMEEKPDACCPAVARSAEDEIIPPPPCTSFQLEADLRKISHNPQSTYSYLKQISPDSYPKILQNSLESDVLNRILQTFHSCHTRPEEASLLLDILRNLASVRRFDMAVMFMSNAEKKMVQELFERIHDAGLTDSTVRDLQKKYGL; this is translated from the exons ATGTCTGGAAATAAAGCACTGGAGCTGCAGATTCAGATGCGACACAATGCTGAAGATCTGCAGAGCTTTATGAGGGATCTGGACAGCTGGGAGGACGAGATCAAGCAGAAAGACCAGCAGCTTCGCTCTGAAAACACCGGCGATACACAG AAAACACTCCCACCGGTGAGAAACAAAGACTATAAAAAGACAAAGAAGAGGGCCAAGCGGCAAACAAACAGCCTGAAGGAGCAAAAAGAGACGCAGCGGATAAAATCCTACGACTATCAGACCTGGGATAAATTTGATGTG GAAAAGGCTCTGGAGTCCATGGATGCGGAGGAGAGCCCGGTTCAGTCTAATGAATCTGACTCTGAAGGTGTTCATGTGGACCGAGATCTGGCGCTCGCTGAGAAAGAGAAG GGGAATCAGTTCTTCAAGGATGGCCGGTTTGACAGCGCCGTCGAGTGTTACACCAGAGCGATGGACGCGGATCCGTATAATCCCGTTCCTCCCACAAACAGAGCCGCCTGCTTCTACAGACTCAAGAA GTTTGCTGTGGCCGAGTCTGACTGCAATTTGGCCATCGCTCTGGACAGTAAATATGTGAAGGCGTACATCAGGAGAGCAGCAACGCGCACGGCTTTAGAGAAACACCGGGAAGCTCTCGAAG ATTATGAAATGGTTCTGAAACTGGATCCTGGAAACTCAGAGGCTCAGACTGAAGTCCAGAAGCTGCAGCAG GAGCTGAACTCCAGCAAACAGACAGGAGTGACAGAAGACGAAAAAGAGACCGAAAGCATCACGGAGCCGACGGCAGAACAACAGCAGCGTCTGCAGGAACAGCAGAGGAAACAGGAAGCTGTCATGCACAAGGACAGA GGTAATGCGTACTTTAAAGAGGGCCGGTACAAGGCAGCAGTGGAGAGCTACACTAGAGGAATGGAGGCGGACGAGACGAATGCACTACTGCCCGCTAACAGAGCCATGGCCTTCCTCAAACTCAACAG GTTTGCGGAGGCGGAGCAGGACTGCAGTGCGGCTCTCGCTCTCGACCCCTCGTACACTAAAGCGTTCGCCAGACGAGCCACAGCCAGAGCCGCTCTGGGAA GCAGAGACGCCAGAGATG ATTTCGAGCAGGTTCTGAAGCTCGAGCCGGGAAACAAACAAGCCCTAAGTGAGATCGAGAAGCTCACAGCG GAGATGCGCAGCAGTCTGGCTCCACAGGAGGACACACTGAGGAAGACCATCCAGCCCATCCACAAACCTGAGCACCTCAGATCCACC AAACCTTTGAGGCGAATGGAGATTGAAGAGGTTGGAGGAGCGATCGCTCAGACTCCGCTCACGTCTTCACCTCATCATAAGATCCAGAAGATGGAGGAGAAGCCAGACGCCTGCTGTCCTGCTGTGGCCAG GTCTGCTGAGGACGAGATCATTCCTCCTCCACCCTGCACTAGTTTCCAACTAGAGGCCGACCTGAGGAAGATCAGCCATAACCCACAGTCCACATACAGTTATCTGAAG CAAATCAGTCCAGACTCCTATCCAAAGATCCTCCAGAACTCTCTGGAGTCTGACGTGCTCAACCGCATCCTGCAGACCTTCCACAGCTGCCACACACG ACCTGAGGAAGCGTCTCTTCTACTGGACATCCTGAGGAACCTGGCGAGCGTGAGGAGATTCGACATGGCCGTCATGTTCATGTCGAACGCGGAGAAGAAAa TGGTGCAGGAGCTGTTTGAACGGATTCACGATGCCGGTCTGACAGACTCCACAGTTCGAGACTTACAGAAGAAATACGGCCTCTGA
- the atp23 gene encoding mitochondrial inner membrane protease ATP23 homolog, protein MAQSGAKAAGLSSEQPGEQKPPSSSRQNEEDLGYNLYPERGSRFKKGTVEESLFTFKHKCQLMLQFAMDTSPYAKLLLGAMKSSGCLFFKDRHFSCEDCDGTVSGGFDAATSRSIVLCQNNIHQQAHMNRVVTHELIHAFDHCRAQVDWFSNFRHLACSEIRAANLSGDCSFINEFSRFNFGLREHHQECVRGRALRSILAVRRVSREEAERVVDEVFDSCFNDHAPFGRIPHSKKDAKFAHREYEKPGPLYANL, encoded by the exons ATGGCTCAAAGTGGAGCGAAAGCAGCAGGTCTTAGCAGTGAACAACCCGGAGAGCAGAAACCTCCATCTTCCAGCCGACAGAATGAAGAGGATCTCGGCTATAATTTATACCCCGAGAGAGGCAGCAGGTTCAAGAAGGGCACGGTCGAAGAGAGCTTGTTCACCTTTAAACACAAGTGTCAACTCATGCTACAGTTCGCCATGGACACTA GTCCTTACGCTAAACTTCTGCTGGGTGCCATGAAGAGCTCCGGCTG tctct TTTTTAAAGACAGACACTTCTCCTGCGAGGACTGCGATGGGACGGTCAGCGGCGGGTTTGATGCTGCTACCTCCAGGtca ATCGTTTTATGCCAGAACAACATTCACCAGCAGGCTCATATGAACCGTGTGGTCACTCATGAGCTGATCCACGCCTTTGACCACTGCAGAGCTCAAGTCGACTGGTTCAGCAACTTCAGACATCTGGCCTGTTCAGAG ATCCGGGCGGCTAATCTGAGCGGAGACTGTTCCTTCATTAATGAGTTCTCCAGGTTTAACTTCGGCCTCAGAGAACATCATCAG GAGTGTGTGCGTGGCCGAGCGCTGCGCTCTATCCTGGCAGTGCGGCGGGTCAGCAGGGAGGAGGCGGAGCGAGTGGTCGATGAGGTGTTTGACAGCTGCTTTAATGACCACGCCCCCTTTGGCCGCATcccacacagcaagaaggacgccaAGTTTGCCCACAGAGAATACGAGAAACCGGGACCGCTATATGCAAAcctctga